Proteins encoded in a region of the Pseudomonas sp. PDNC002 genome:
- the ampC gene encoding class C beta-lactamase, whose amino-acid sequence MRRTAPLTLSLATLAFANLALAAPPDFDARVNKLAQQLMREQNIAGLAIGITDHGEQRFYNFGVASKQSKQPVSSDTLFEIGSVSKTFTATLAGFAQASGKLKLEQSPTVYLKELRGSALDKVTLIQLATHTAGGFPLQLPEDVKTPAQLTDYYKSWQPQYPAGTQRSYANPSIALLGIVTARALDVPFKTAMQRNVFAPLGLSNTHIDVPVTRQGVYAQGYDKNDAPVRVNPDQIADEAYGVKSSSRDLLRFVQVQLGEIKPGPKLQAAVDATRTGYYQVGPMTQDLIWEQYAYPPKLAELQQYNGSQMALESQPTTALRKPLPPQQDVWVNKTGSTGGFGTYVAFVPSKQRGIVILANRNYPNEVRVKLAWDILSKLD is encoded by the coding sequence ATGCGCCGGACCGCTCCCCTCACGCTCAGCCTCGCCACACTGGCATTCGCCAACCTCGCCCTCGCCGCCCCGCCTGACTTCGATGCCCGCGTGAACAAGCTGGCCCAGCAGCTCATGCGTGAACAGAACATCGCCGGCCTGGCCATCGGCATCACCGACCATGGCGAGCAGCGCTTCTACAATTTCGGCGTGGCGTCGAAGCAGAGCAAGCAGCCGGTGAGCAGCGACACGCTGTTCGAGATCGGCTCGGTGAGCAAGACCTTCACCGCCACCCTCGCCGGTTTCGCCCAGGCCAGCGGCAAGCTCAAGCTGGAACAGAGCCCGACCGTCTACCTGAAGGAGCTGCGCGGCAGCGCCCTGGACAAGGTGACGCTGATCCAGCTCGCCACTCACACTGCCGGCGGCTTCCCGCTGCAGCTGCCGGAGGACGTGAAGACGCCCGCGCAGCTCACCGATTACTACAAGTCCTGGCAGCCGCAATACCCCGCCGGCACCCAGCGCAGCTATGCCAACCCGAGTATCGCGCTGCTCGGCATTGTCACCGCGCGCGCCCTCGACGTGCCGTTCAAGACCGCGATGCAACGCAACGTCTTCGCCCCGCTGGGCCTGAGCAATACCCACATCGATGTGCCCGTGACGCGCCAGGGCGTGTACGCCCAGGGCTATGACAAGAACGATGCACCGGTACGGGTGAATCCCGACCAGATCGCCGACGAGGCATACGGAGTGAAATCCAGCAGCCGTGACCTGCTGCGCTTCGTCCAGGTGCAGCTCGGTGAGATCAAGCCCGGGCCCAAGCTGCAGGCGGCAGTCGACGCCACGCGCACCGGCTACTACCAGGTCGGCCCGATGACCCAGGACCTGATCTGGGAGCAGTACGCCTACCCGCCGAAACTGGCCGAGCTGCAGCAATACAACGGCAGCCAGATGGCGCTGGAAAGCCAGCCGACCACCGCGCTGCGCAAGCCGCTGCCGCCGCAGCAGGACGTCTGGGTGAACAAGACCGGCTCCACCGGAGGCTTCGGCACCTACGTGGCCTTCGTTCCGTCGAAGCAGCGCGGCATCGTCATCCTCGCCAACCGCAACTACCCCAACGAAGTGCGGGTGAAGCTGGCCTGGGACATTCTCTCGAAGCTGGATTGA
- a CDS encoding RNA methyltransferase, producing the protein MRISDLDQRLADLGALPMHRGRMLRAWLQGKALDAGTKRQATEDFLPLGVRNGVAQIAAELDALATVQSRHPGGDNSERLLVRLADGQMVESVLLPRGGVCVSTQVGCAVGCRFCMTGKSGLLRQLSTTEIVAQLVLARRVRPVKKVVFMGMGEPAHNLDNVLEAIDRLGTDGGIGHKNLVFSTVGDPRVFERLPQQRIKPALALSLHTTDAALREHLLPRAPKLTPEELVEQGEAYARATDYPIQYQWTLLKGINDSQEELDGILRLLKGKFGVLNLIPFNALEGDQYQRPDSDRIVEMVRYLHSRGVLTKVRNSAGQDVDGGCGQLRARATDLIATTRRRIIPAG; encoded by the coding sequence ATGCGAATCTCCGACCTCGACCAACGCCTCGCCGACCTTGGCGCGCTGCCCATGCACCGTGGCCGGATGCTGCGCGCCTGGCTGCAGGGCAAGGCGCTGGACGCCGGTACCAAGCGCCAGGCCACCGAGGATTTCCTGCCGCTGGGCGTGCGCAACGGCGTGGCGCAGATCGCCGCCGAGCTGGACGCCCTGGCGACCGTTCAGTCCCGCCATCCCGGTGGGGACAACTCCGAGCGCCTGCTGGTGCGTCTGGCCGACGGGCAGATGGTGGAAAGCGTGCTGCTGCCACGTGGCGGCGTCTGCGTGTCCACCCAGGTCGGTTGCGCGGTGGGCTGCCGCTTCTGCATGACCGGCAAGAGCGGCCTGCTGCGCCAGCTCTCCACCACCGAGATCGTCGCCCAGCTGGTGCTGGCCCGCCGAGTGCGGCCGGTGAAGAAAGTGGTGTTCATGGGCATGGGCGAGCCGGCGCATAACCTCGACAACGTGCTGGAAGCCATCGACCGCCTCGGCACCGACGGCGGCATCGGCCACAAGAACCTGGTGTTCTCCACGGTGGGCGATCCGCGCGTGTTCGAGCGCCTGCCACAGCAACGGATCAAGCCGGCGCTGGCGCTCTCGCTGCACACCACCGATGCCGCCTTGCGCGAGCACCTGTTGCCGCGCGCGCCGAAGCTCACACCGGAGGAACTGGTGGAGCAGGGCGAGGCCTATGCCCGCGCCACGGACTATCCGATCCAGTACCAATGGACGCTGCTCAAGGGCATCAACGACAGCCAGGAAGAACTCGACGGCATCCTGCGCCTGCTCAAGGGCAAGTTCGGCGTGCTCAACCTGATCCCCTTCAATGCCCTGGAAGGCGACCAGTACCAGCGCCCGGACAGCGATCGCATCGTCGAGATGGTCCGCTACCTGCACAGCCGTGGCGTGCTGACCAAGGTGCGCAACAGCGCCGGGCAGGACGTGGACGGCGGCTGTGGCCAGTTGCGCGCGCGGGCGACCGATCTGATCGCCACGACCCGCCGGCGGATCATTCCGGCCGGTTAG
- a CDS encoding phospholipase D family protein — protein sequence MHPFRRLLLLLLVIPALSQGAPQVQVGFSPEGSARVLVLQTLGSAKHSIQMLAYAFQAPDIAQALVDASRRGVRVQVVVDKQRNLGATSRAAMDLVTRHGVELRTNDRYHLHHDKTFIVDGNTVETGSFNFAVSAETVNSENVLVLRDAPEVARQYLAHWQSRWDNGEPYPTREHANRPE from the coding sequence ATGCACCCTTTCCGCCGCCTCCTGCTGCTGCTCCTCGTCATCCCCGCGCTTTCCCAGGGCGCCCCTCAGGTGCAGGTGGGCTTTTCCCCGGAGGGCTCGGCGCGGGTGCTGGTACTGCAGACCCTAGGCAGCGCGAAGCACAGCATCCAGATGCTCGCCTACGCCTTCCAGGCGCCGGACATCGCCCAGGCGCTGGTCGATGCCAGCAGACGCGGCGTGCGGGTACAGGTCGTGGTCGACAAGCAGCGCAACCTCGGCGCAACCAGCCGCGCCGCGATGGATCTGGTCACCCGCCATGGCGTCGAGTTGCGCACCAACGACCGTTATCACCTGCACCACGACAAGACCTTCATCGTCGATGGCAACACGGTGGAAACCGGGTCGTTCAACTTCGCCGTGTCGGCCGAGACCGTCAATTCCGAGAATGTGCTGGTGCTTCGCGATGCGCCGGAAGTCGCCCGCCAATACCTGGCGCACTGGCAATCGCGCTGGGATAACGGCGAGCCCTATCCGACCCGCGAGCACGCTAACCGGCCGGAATGA
- a CDS encoding MAPEG family protein, whose product MHPLILPMAAQVAWAAFLYVLLTVARAPKIWGIGQRADGSNPWAGVEPRISANLSNQFEWPLFFYVACLLLIQHPVNLAAATWLAWLFIAGRMAHSAVQILTSNIRLRGLVFTINFLAVLGLWVVVVQALAGLPGT is encoded by the coding sequence ATGCACCCGCTCATCCTGCCCATGGCCGCCCAGGTGGCGTGGGCCGCATTCCTCTATGTGCTGCTGACTGTCGCCCGCGCGCCGAAGATCTGGGGCATCGGCCAGCGGGCGGACGGCAGCAACCCCTGGGCCGGCGTGGAGCCGCGCATCAGTGCCAACCTGTCCAATCAATTCGAATGGCCGCTGTTCTTCTACGTCGCCTGCCTGCTGCTGATCCAGCACCCGGTGAACCTTGCCGCAGCGACCTGGCTCGCCTGGCTGTTCATCGCTGGCCGCATGGCACACAGCGCGGTGCAGATACTCACGAGCAACATACGGCTGCGCGGACTGGTGTTCACCATCAACTTTCTCGCCGTGCTCGGTTTGTGGGTGGTCGTCGTCCAGGCCCTTGCTGGGCTGCCCGGCACCTGA